CGTCTTTGAAGGTTTGGTGACCCTCGGCTGGGAAGGCGGAACGGCGCTGCAGATGGCGCACAGCGAGCTGCAGTTGAATCCTCCACCGGCCAGTTTTCGCGCGCTGTACGCCTTGCTGAAGCAGCCGGATACCCTGCTGGGGTTAACGCTGCTGCTGCGTACTTTACAAATCATCGGCCAGCGCACGCGAGACAGCGCGTTGCCGTCAGCCCTGTCAGATGAATCGTCGAATTAAGCTTCACCCACTCAGGTAAGGAGTTGTGTTATGTCCGCTACAGCAGTTGGCCACGACTTTGCCACCCGGGCTATTCATTACGGCTACGATCCTCAGCGGTATCAGGGGGCACTGTCTCCGCCGGTGTTTATGAGCTCTACGTTTGCTTTTCCCACGGCGGAATACGGCGGCGCCTGCTTTGCCGGCACCGAGCCGGGGTACTTTTATTCGCGTATCGCCAACCCGACGTTAAACCTGCTCGAGCAACGCATCGCCAACCTGGAGGAAGGGGAAGCTGCGGTGGCGTTCGCTTCCGGTATGGGGGCGATCACCGCGTGTTGTTGGACGCTGCTCAGACCGGGTGATGAGCTGATTGTCGACGAAACCGTCTATGGTTGCACCTTCAGCTACTTTCATCATGGTCTGGCGCGCTTTGGCGTCAAGATAACCCACGTTGATCTGACCCGGCCGGAGCGGTTGGCGGCGGCCATTGGACCGCGTACCCGCCTGGTGTATTGCGAAACGCCGGCCAATCCCAATATGCGTTTGATCGATATCGCCGCCGTGGCGGAGATCGCCCATCGGCATCATGCGCTGTTGCTGGTGGACAACACCTACTGTACGCCCTATCTGCAGCGGCCTTTGGCGCTAGGCGCCGATATCGTGGTGCACTCGGCGACCAAGTACCTCGGCGGGCACGGCGATCTCCTGGCCGGGATCGCGGTGACGCGTCAGGCGTTGGCCGAGGCGATCCGTCTGGAGGGGCTAAAGGACATGAATGGGGCGGTACTGTCGGCGCAGGATGCCGCGCTGGTGCTGCGTGGGATGAAAACTTTGCCGCTGCGCATGGATCGTCATTGCGATAATGCGCAGCGCCTGGCGGAGATGCTGACGGAGCATCCGGCGGTCGAGCGGGTATATTACCCCGGCCTGGCGAACTTCCCTCAGCATGCGTTGGCGCAGCGGCAAATGGCGCGCCCCGGCGGCATGCTGGCGTTTGAGCTGCGGGGTGGCCTGTGTGCAGGCATTCGCTTCCTCAATGCGCTGCAGCTCATCTTGCGCGCGGTCAGCCTGGGCGATTGCGAAAGCCTGGCGCAACACCCGGCCAGCATGACGCACTCGGCCTACACGCCTGAAGAGCGGAAACGGCACCACATCAGCGAGGGGCTGGTGCGGCTGTCCGCCGGGCTGGAGGCGTTTGACGATCTGCAGGCGGATATCCTGCAGGCGCTGGCGCAGGCGCAATAAAAAAACCCGCCGCAGCGGGTTTTAGCCGAAGCGAGCGTTACATCTGTTGCGTCGCTGTGGTCACCGGCGAACCGCCGCCTTTTTTGCGCACCCACAGCCAGTAAGCCGCGGTGAGGAACGCGATCCACACCAGCCCGACATACAGGGCGATGCGGCTCTCTTCGAAGTAGCCGAGCAGGCCGATGACGAACGCCATAAAGGCGGTCGCCAATGCCGGCGCCACCGGCCACCACGGCACCGGGAAACTCAACTGACGGGTTTCCTCCGGCGACAGCGTGCGGCGCATGACGATCTGCGACAGCAGGATCATCAGCCACACCCAGACGGTGGCGAAGGTAGCGATTGAGGCGATGATCATGAAGACCTTCTCCGGGATCAGGTAGTTGAGCACCACCGCCAGCAGCAGGGCGACCGACATCACCAGCACCGTCATCCACGGCACGCCGCTGGCGGTCAGCTTGGTGAAGCTGCGCGGCGCTTGGCCGTCCTGCGCCATGCCGTACATCATGCGGCCGGCGCCGAAGATGTCGCTGTTGATGGCCGAAATGGCCGCGGTGATCACCACCACGTTCAGCACGTTGGCGGCGGAGCTGATGCCGAGGTTGCTGAAGATCTCAACGAACGGGCTGCCGTTCTGGCCGATGCTGTTCCACGGATAGATCGCCATCAGCACCGTCAGCGTCAGCACATAAAACAGCAGGATGCGCACCGGCACGGCGTTGATCGCCTTCGGCAGCACTTTGGCGGGGTCTTTCGCCTCGCTGGCGGTGATGCCGATGATCTCGATGCCGCCGAAGGCGAACATCACCACCGCTAATGACGCGACCACGCCGCCGATGCCGTTAGGCATAAAGCCGCCGTGCTGCCACAGGTTGCTGATGCCGGTGGCGTGCTGGGCTTGCCCGAAACCGAACAGCATTACCGCCGCGCCGCCGACGATCATCGCCACGATGGCGGCGACCTTGACCAGCGACAGCCAGAACTCCAGCTCGCCGAAAACCTTGACGCTGCACAGGTTGAGCGCGCCGATAAACAGGATGATGCTGAGCACCCAGACCCACTGGGCGACGTCCGGGAACCACAGCCCCATATAGATGCCGAAGGCAGTGACGTCCGCCAGGGCGACGATCACCATTTCAAAGGTGTAGGTCCAGCCGGTGAGGAACCCGGCCAGCGGGCCGAGATAGTGGCTGGCGTAGTGGCCGAACGAGCCGGAAACCGGCTGGTGCACCGCCATTTCGCCCAGCGCGCGCATCACCATGAATACCGCCGCGCCGCCCACCAGGTAGGCCAGTAGCACCGCCGGGCCGGCCAGCTGGATGGCGCCGGCGGAGCCGTAGAACAGGCCGGTGCCGATCGCCGAGCCGAGAGCCATGAAACGGATATGCCGCGCGTTTAGTCCGCGTCTGAGTTGTGTCGTTTCGTTACGCATGTTGCTTCCCGTTAAGTGTTTGCCGAACAGGCACGCGCTGCCCGCGCCGGGTGGAACGCACCCGGCGGGGCAGAACAAACTGCGTGATTCAGTATGTGATGATTATGCCTGGCTAGGCAGCAGCGCCGCAGGCAGCAGCGATGTCAGGTGACCGGCCGCCAAGAGTTGGCTGGCGGCTTCAATGTCGGGGGCGAAGAAACGATCCTTGTCGTAGAAACTGACATGCTCGCGCAGCAGACGGCGCGCCTGCTCCAGACCTTCCGAGGTCTTCAGGCCGTTGCGGAAATCCAGGCCCTGGCAGGCGGCCAGCCACTCGACCGCCAGAATGCCGCGCACGTTGTCCGCCATGTTCCACAGGCGGCGGCCGGCGGCCGGCGCCATGGAAACGTGGTCCTCCTGGTTGGCGGAGGTCGGAATGCTGTCGACGCTTGATGGATGCGCCAGCGCTTTGTTTTCGCTGGCCAGCGCTGCGGCGGTGACCTGAGCGATCATGAAGCCGGAGTTCACACCGCCGTTCTCCACCAGGAACGGCGGCAGCTGCGACATGTGTTTGTCCATCATCAGCGAGATGCGGCGCTCGGACAGCGAACCGATTTCGGCGAATGCCAGCGCCAGGTTATCGGCGGCCATCGCCACCGGTTCGGCGTGGAAGTTGCCGCCGGACAGCACGTCGCCCTGTTCGGCGAACACCAACGGGTTATCGGAGACGGCGTTGGCTTCGATCTCCAACACCTCGGCGGCCTGACGGATCTGCGTCAGGCAGGCGCCCATGACCTGCGGCTGGCAGCGCAGGGAGTAAGGATCCTGCACTTTTTCACAGTTGCGGTGCGAGTCGGAGACTTCGCTGCGCGCGCCGAGCAGGTGGCGGTAGGCGAGGGCGGCGTCGATCTGGCCGCGCTGGCCGCGCACCTCGTGGATACGCGCATCGAACGGGCTGCGGGAGCCCAGCGCGGCTTCCACCGTCAGGCTGCCCGCCACGGTCGCGGCCGCGAACAGATCTTCGGCATCGAACAGGCCGCGCAGCGCGAAGGCGGCGGAGACCTGAGTGCCGTTCAGCAATGCCAGGCCCTCTTTCGCCGCCAGCGTCAGCGGTTTCAGGCCGGCTTTGGCC
Above is a window of Serratia nematodiphila DZ0503SBS1 DNA encoding:
- a CDS encoding methionine gamma-lyase, whose protein sequence is MSATAVGHDFATRAIHYGYDPQRYQGALSPPVFMSSTFAFPTAEYGGACFAGTEPGYFYSRIANPTLNLLEQRIANLEEGEAAVAFASGMGAITACCWTLLRPGDELIVDETVYGCTFSYFHHGLARFGVKITHVDLTRPERLAAAIGPRTRLVYCETPANPNMRLIDIAAVAEIAHRHHALLLVDNTYCTPYLQRPLALGADIVVHSATKYLGGHGDLLAGIAVTRQALAEAIRLEGLKDMNGAVLSAQDAALVLRGMKTLPLRMDRHCDNAQRLAEMLTEHPAVERVYYPGLANFPQHALAQRQMARPGGMLAFELRGGLCAGIRFLNALQLILRAVSLGDCESLAQHPASMTHSAYTPEERKRHHISEGLVRLSAGLEAFDDLQADILQALAQAQ
- a CDS encoding amino acid permease codes for the protein MRNETTQLRRGLNARHIRFMALGSAIGTGLFYGSAGAIQLAGPAVLLAYLVGGAAVFMVMRALGEMAVHQPVSGSFGHYASHYLGPLAGFLTGWTYTFEMVIVALADVTAFGIYMGLWFPDVAQWVWVLSIILFIGALNLCSVKVFGELEFWLSLVKVAAIVAMIVGGAAVMLFGFGQAQHATGISNLWQHGGFMPNGIGGVVASLAVVMFAFGGIEIIGITASEAKDPAKVLPKAINAVPVRILLFYVLTLTVLMAIYPWNSIGQNGSPFVEIFSNLGISSAANVLNVVVITAAISAINSDIFGAGRMMYGMAQDGQAPRSFTKLTASGVPWMTVLVMSVALLLAVVLNYLIPEKVFMIIASIATFATVWVWLMILLSQIVMRRTLSPEETRQLSFPVPWWPVAPALATAFMAFVIGLLGYFEESRIALYVGLVWIAFLTAAYWLWVRKKGGGSPVTTATQQM
- the hutH gene encoding histidine ammonia-lyase; this encodes MKALTIRPGKLTLAQLRDVYQHPVTLTLDDNAYGPIQQSVACVERIVEENRTTYGINTGFGLLASTRIARDDLENLQRSIVLSHAAGVGEPTDDNLVRLIMVLKINSLSRGFSGIRLEVIQALIALVNAEVYPHIPLKGSVGASGDLAPLAHMSLVLLGEGKARHQGQWLPATEALAKAGLKPLTLAAKEGLALLNGTQVSAAFALRGLFDAEDLFAAATVAGSLTVEAALGSRSPFDARIHEVRGQRGQIDAALAYRHLLGARSEVSDSHRNCEKVQDPYSLRCQPQVMGACLTQIRQAAEVLEIEANAVSDNPLVFAEQGDVLSGGNFHAEPVAMAADNLALAFAEIGSLSERRISLMMDKHMSQLPPFLVENGGVNSGFMIAQVTAAALASENKALAHPSSVDSIPTSANQEDHVSMAPAAGRRLWNMADNVRGILAVEWLAACQGLDFRNGLKTSEGLEQARRLLREHVSFYDKDRFFAPDIEAASQLLAAGHLTSLLPAALLPSQA